A window of the Tessaracoccus sp. MC1865 genome harbors these coding sequences:
- a CDS encoding MFS transporter, with amino-acid sequence MGSREAARPGTFGRVLGNTAAAMLGTAFIWFGITFWAYLETRSVLATSFLGGAYMLGMAVMGVPFGTLVDRHHKHKVMVASAVGTALVFLLAVAVYLLTPPEVLVDLGRPWFWVFCLLVLSGAMLASIRSIALATCVTILVESDRRANANGLVGTVNGMTMMVTGIFSGLAIGQLGLFWTLMISLAIVLVSLVHLLTIRIPEPEIVHAEGAPKAVDFKGAWLAVVAVPGLIGLILFSTFNNFLGGVFMGLLDPYGLELVSVEWWGILFGLSGVGFLIGGGIIARKGLGRLPLRTLLFASLAMWVIAGAFTIRDSVVLLVAGLVAYMALMPFIEGAEQTLLQQVVPLAKQGRVFGFAQAVEVSAAPISAFVIGPMAQFWLIPYAESPAGRRQWGWLLGHGDARGIALVFVIVSIGGLILTTLVFFTRTYRRLNATYEAGDVNLGVATPGASHPVPGPDPLGKGHSES; translated from the coding sequence GTGGGTTCACGAGAGGCAGCAAGACCCGGCACCTTCGGCCGCGTCCTGGGCAACACGGCGGCGGCCATGCTGGGCACCGCCTTCATCTGGTTCGGCATCACCTTCTGGGCCTACCTCGAGACCAGGTCCGTGCTCGCGACATCGTTCCTTGGCGGCGCCTACATGCTGGGCATGGCGGTCATGGGCGTTCCGTTCGGCACCCTGGTGGACCGGCACCACAAGCATAAGGTGATGGTGGCCTCCGCCGTCGGCACGGCTCTGGTGTTTCTGCTGGCCGTGGCCGTCTATCTCCTCACGCCGCCCGAGGTCCTCGTCGACCTGGGGCGGCCGTGGTTCTGGGTGTTCTGCCTCCTGGTGCTCTCCGGGGCCATGCTCGCCAGCATCCGCTCCATCGCGCTGGCCACCTGCGTGACCATCCTCGTGGAGTCTGACAGGCGCGCCAACGCCAACGGCCTGGTGGGCACCGTCAACGGCATGACCATGATGGTGACGGGGATCTTCTCCGGCCTGGCCATCGGACAACTGGGGCTGTTCTGGACGCTGATGATCTCCCTGGCCATCGTGCTGGTCTCCCTGGTGCATCTCCTGACCATCCGGATCCCGGAGCCGGAGATCGTGCACGCCGAAGGGGCGCCGAAGGCTGTGGATTTCAAGGGCGCCTGGCTCGCCGTCGTCGCCGTCCCGGGGCTGATCGGGCTGATCCTGTTCTCCACCTTCAACAACTTCCTGGGCGGCGTCTTCATGGGTCTGCTCGACCCGTACGGCCTGGAACTGGTGTCCGTGGAATGGTGGGGCATCCTGTTCGGCCTGTCGGGCGTCGGCTTCCTGATCGGCGGCGGCATCATCGCCAGGAAGGGCCTGGGCCGGCTCCCGCTGCGCACGCTGCTGTTCGCCAGCCTCGCCATGTGGGTCATCGCCGGGGCGTTCACCATCCGCGACTCCGTCGTGCTTCTGGTGGCGGGCCTGGTGGCCTACATGGCGCTCATGCCGTTCATCGAGGGTGCGGAGCAGACCCTGCTGCAGCAGGTGGTGCCGTTGGCCAAGCAGGGCCGGGTGTTCGGGTTCGCGCAGGCCGTGGAGGTGTCCGCGGCCCCGATCAGCGCCTTCGTCATCGGTCCGATGGCCCAGTTCTGGCTGATTCCCTATGCGGAGTCGCCGGCCGGGCGGCGACAGTGGGGCTGGTTGCTGGGGCACGGCGACGCGCGGGGCATCGCGTTGGTGTTCGTGATCGTCAGCATCGGCGGCCTGATCCTGACGACGCTGGTCTTCTTCACGCGCACCTACCGACGGCTCAATGCCACGTACGAGGCGGGCGACGTCAACCTCGGCGTCGCCACCCCAGGAGCATCACACCCCGTCCCCGGTCCGGACCCGCTGGGCAAGGGGCACAGCGAGTCCTGA
- the argS gene encoding arginine--tRNA ligase translates to MQSLPALLDARLREVTGVDPEMRPATKPQFGHFQSNVALRLAKQQGRPPREVAAEIVAKLDVDDLCEPLEIAGPGFINFRMRSDVLAAAVSSLLEDPHGGINPANHPQRVVIDYSAPNVAKTMHVGHLRTTIIGDCFNRVLSALGHTVIPQNHIGDWGTQFGMLIEQVLDEGLDVSALSLDEADALYKRAAARFKEDAEFATRARARVAVFQGGDEQSLSIWQQLVDISKPAFNEAYRRLGVKLTDDDLAGESTYNADLPVLVKELEESGVAVVDDGALCVFVDGFEAPLIVRKSDGGYGYATTDLAAIRRRVNELHADRIIYVTDLRQAGHFAQVFAAARKAGFLPGDVTAQHVGYGMVLGTDGRPFKTRDGSAATLGSLLDAAEEVAAPNIALAAIKYADLSNGLQKDYTFDAERMVQTTGDTGPYLQYAHARVNQILRKAEAEDIHWGSVTVLEEPAEQQLALLLSGFGETVDEVAHHLQPHKLCAYLYDLAGALASFYEACPVLKSEGDVRASRLALCAATKQVLAKGLDLIGIDAPDRM, encoded by the coding sequence ATGCAGTCTCTCCCCGCGCTCCTGGACGCGCGTCTCCGTGAGGTCACCGGCGTCGACCCCGAGATGCGTCCCGCCACCAAGCCGCAGTTCGGTCACTTCCAGTCCAACGTCGCGTTGCGGCTGGCCAAGCAGCAGGGTCGGCCGCCGCGCGAGGTCGCGGCGGAGATCGTGGCCAAGCTCGACGTCGACGACCTGTGCGAGCCCCTGGAGATCGCGGGCCCCGGCTTCATCAACTTCCGGATGCGCTCCGACGTCCTCGCGGCGGCTGTGTCGTCGCTGCTGGAGGACCCCCACGGCGGCATCAACCCCGCCAACCACCCGCAGCGCGTGGTCATCGACTACTCGGCGCCCAACGTGGCCAAGACGATGCACGTGGGCCATCTGCGCACCACCATCATCGGCGACTGCTTCAACCGCGTCCTCTCCGCGCTCGGTCACACAGTGATCCCGCAGAACCACATCGGCGACTGGGGCACCCAGTTCGGCATGCTCATCGAGCAGGTCCTCGACGAGGGGCTCGACGTCTCCGCGCTGAGCCTCGACGAGGCGGATGCGCTCTACAAGCGCGCCGCCGCCCGCTTCAAGGAGGACGCGGAGTTCGCTACGCGTGCCCGCGCCCGCGTCGCCGTGTTCCAGGGGGGCGACGAGCAGTCGCTGAGCATCTGGCAGCAGCTCGTGGACATCTCCAAGCCCGCCTTCAACGAGGCCTACCGCCGTCTGGGTGTGAAGCTCACCGACGACGACCTCGCCGGCGAATCCACCTACAACGCCGACCTCCCCGTCCTCGTCAAGGAGCTCGAGGAGAGCGGGGTCGCCGTGGTCGACGACGGCGCCCTCTGCGTGTTCGTCGACGGCTTCGAAGCCCCCCTCATCGTGCGCAAGTCCGACGGCGGCTACGGCTACGCCACCACGGATCTGGCCGCCATCCGTCGCCGCGTGAATGAACTGCACGCCGACCGGATCATCTACGTCACGGACCTGCGCCAGGCGGGTCACTTCGCGCAGGTCTTCGCGGCCGCGCGCAAGGCGGGCTTCCTACCCGGCGATGTCACCGCGCAGCACGTCGGCTACGGCATGGTGCTCGGCACCGACGGGCGCCCCTTCAAGACCCGCGACGGCTCCGCCGCCACCCTGGGCTCGCTGCTCGACGCGGCCGAGGAGGTGGCGGCGCCCAACATCGCGTTGGCCGCGATCAAGTACGCCGATCTCTCCAACGGCCTGCAGAAGGACTACACCTTCGACGCCGAGCGCATGGTGCAGACCACCGGCGACACCGGCCCCTACCTGCAGTATGCCCACGCGCGGGTCAACCAGATCCTACGCAAGGCGGAGGCCGAGGACATCCACTGGGGTTCGGTCACCGTGCTCGAGGAGCCGGCCGAACAGCAGCTCGCGCTGCTGCTCAGCGGCTTCGGCGAGACGGTCGACGAGGTGGCCCACCACCTGCAGCCGCACAAGCTCTGCGCCTACCTGTACGACCTGGCCGGCGCGCTCGCGTCGTTCTACGAGGCGTGCCCGGTGCTGAAGTCCGAGGGTGACGTGCGAGCGTCGCGCCTCGCCCTGTGCGCGGCGACGAAGCAGGTGCTGGCCAAGGGCCTCGACCTGATCGGCATCGACGCGCCGGACCGGATGTGA